The genomic interval TGCGGTGCGCGCTCTGCGGTCTAACTCTGGAGTTCTTTGAGGTTTTCGAGGTCGCGGTCCGTCCGCATGAACTCGGCCGTGCGGCGGGTCGCGTGACAGTCCGGACAACTGTAGTTCTCGTCGTGTGCGGGGAGTTCGCTCGGCGTCATCTCCCAGTCCTTACTGCATTCCGGACAGAGCAACTGCACGTACGCTTCGTGTGCCATACGTCTGCGTGTGCACGGTGCTCGGAAAAAGATTACCGCCGCACTACTCGTAGTAGTCCTCGCCGACGAGGTCGAAGAGGTCGTCGTATTCCTCGGGGAGCTGGCTCGTCACGTCGAGCAGTTCGGTGGACTGCGCGGATTCACCAACTACGTCCGTCACGACCTGCGCGTAGTAGTGCGCGTCCGCGGGGTCTGCGTTCGCGCGCTCCGCGACGCGTTGCGTGAACTCCTGGTAGTCGAATAGCTGTCCCGAGTCCGCGTTGTGGAGGAAGTAGTCGATTTCGAGCGGGAGTTCGGCGGCGAGGTCGCTCGCCTCGTTCGGCTGGAGGCGCTCGCCGAGCGTCGTCAACACCGCCCGGGTCGCCCGGATGGCGCGCCCGCGGGACGGGAGTTCCGCTCGATGCTGGACTTCGCCCACGAACTCGTCGTGCTTCATGACAGCCGTTCGTTTCCGCCCTCGACCGAAAGAAGTGGTGGCCGGACTACTGCGTGAACAGGTGGCCGTCGGTGGGAACGTCGAACACGCCGATGCGCGCGCCGGCGTCCATCCAGCCGTGGCCGTACGAGAAGGACGCGAGCGCGTTCACGAGGTCGTCCTGTTCGCGGAAGTGCCGGCCGTCTTCGAGGTAGGACTGCGCCATCTCCTCGAACTCCAGCGCGGCCTCCCCGAGCGGCGTGTCCGCGGGCGGCGCGACCTCCGCCGCGTCGAGCGCCTCCGCGAGCAGTCGCTCGTACCGGTTCGTCTTCTCTTCGAGGTCTGCGGGCATACGGGATACGCCGCGAGTGCGGCGGGTAAGCGCTTCGACTGTCGGCGGGACTCCGCGCCAGCGCAACCTACATACTTCCACGGGCCCGAATTCACGGTATGAGCGAGCAGCCCCACGTGGAGATATACACGAAGACGGACTGTCCCTATTGCGAGAAGGCGATGGATCTCTTCGACGCGAAGGGCGTCGAGTACGTGACGTACAACGTCACCGGCGACCCCGAGAAGTTCGAGGAGATGAAGGAACGCGCGAACGGCCGGGAGACGGCTCCCGAGGTGTTCATCGACGACGAACTCATCGGCGGTTGGGACGACACGCACGAACTCGACCAGACCGGCGAACTCGACGAGAAACTCGGCATCGCGGACGACGCACCCGACGGCGTGGAAGAACACCGGAAGCTCGTCATCACGGGCACGGGCATCGCGGCGCTGACCGCGGCCATCTACGCGGCGCGTTCGAACAACGACCCGCTCCTGTTCGAGGGCGACGAACCGGGCGGCCAGCTCACCCTCACCACGGAGGTCGAGAACTATCCGGGGTTCCCGGAGGGCATCTCGGGGCCCGACCTCATCAACAACATGAAGGAGCAGGCCCAGCGCTTCGGCGCGGAACTGAAACACGGCGTCGTGGAGAACGTGGAGCGGGCCGAGCGGCTGTTCCGCGTCGAACTCGCGAACGGCGACGTGTACACGGCCGATTCGGTCATCGCGGCGTCGGGCGCGAGCGCGCGGACGCTCGGCATCCCGGGCGAGGACGAACTGATGGGGTACGGCGTCTCGACGTGCGCGACGTGCGACGGCGCGTTCTTCCGCGGCGAGGACATGGTCGTCGTCGGCGGCGGCGACGCGGCGGCCGAGGAGGCGTCGTTCCTGACGAAGTTCGCGGACACGGTCTACCTCGTGCACCGCCGCGACGAACTCCGCGCGGAGGACTACTGGCAGGAACGCATCGAGGAGCACGTGGAAAACGGCGACATGGAAGTCCTCTGGAACACGGAAGCCACCGAAGTCCACGGGTCGCCCGAGGACGGCGTGGAGTCCGTGAGCCTCGTGCGGAACCCCGCCGGGCATCCGTCGGAGAAACCGGACGACCCCGAGACGGAGTCGTTCGACCTCGACGTGGGCGCGTTCTTCGTCGCCATCGGCCACACGCCGAACACGGACTACCTCGAAGGAACCGACGTGGAACTGGACGACGAGGGCTACATCGTCACGCAGGGCGGCGCGGGCGGCGGGCAGACCGCGACCGGCGTCCCCGGCCTGTTCGGCGCGGGCGACGTGGTGGACTACCACTACCAGCAGGCCGTCACCGCGGCCGGGATGGGGTGTAAGGCCGCGCTCGACTGCGACGCGTGGCTCGAAACCGAGGCCGACCTCGCCGAGTCCGAACCGGCGAGCGGCGAAGCGCCCGCGGACGACTAACGTCACCGAACTGCTTATTTTCCCTCGGTTCGTGGCGCTTCATTAATGACGCCCGCCGACCCACGCGACCTTATTCGGCGGAGCGACTCGTTCACGCTCGCGGAGTTCCACGAGATGGTGGACGACGCGGAGACGATTCTCGAACTCCAGCAGACGGCGCGCATCGACCGCGTGCGAACGATCCGCCTCCTGAAGGCGTGCGGGCGGTACGACGAGTTCGACCGCGGGCCGGTCGAACGCTTCCGCGAACCGCAGGACTCGTAGTACTGGACGTACTCGATGGGGTATGGATTCCGTTTCCTTCACCATCGAGGGTCCTGACGGTAGCGACGACGTCGAACTCCCCGCCGGTCTCATCGACCTCCTGAGCGAGGAAGAAGACGAGTCGTCGGCGCAGGTCGTCGGCGACATCGCCGTGATGGCGTTCACGTCCCGCGCGCACGCCATCGCCCACCACTCCGACGGCGAACCGAGCGACGAGATTCAGTCGCTCGAATCCGAGATGCTCGACGCGTTCGAAGACCGCTTCGGCATGACGTACGGCGAAGCGACCGGCCACCAGCACTAATCTAGAACTGCTGGGCGTACGACGACGGCACCGTCGGCACGAGCGGCGTGCGCGACGTGACCTCGAACAGTCCTTTCTTCACGGCACCCATCGCGTACTGGCGAGCACTCCGGTGGATTGGCGTGCGGCGGCCGCGGACGCCCGTCGAACCGTCCCGGATGGCGGCCACCACGTCGCTCGCCGTCACCGCGGACTTCTCGGGGGCGTCCACGTCGAGTTCGGTGTACGCGCGCCCGACGTTCATCACGTGGTGGGCGTCGCTCGACCCCATTCCGGGGTAGTTCCGGTTGCGCGCGTACCGGCGCGCGCGGCGGTTCCGGAACCCCGTGAACAGCATCGAATTGTAGACTTCGACGGCGTCCACGGCCGTGTCGTCGAGGTAGCGCTTCCGGACGCCGTGTCGGCTCCGCTGGAACGGATGGGGGACGACGGCCGCGCCGCCCAGTTCGCGGACGGCGGCGACGGTGTCCGCGAACGACTCGCCCTTCGGCGGGCGCTCGGTGACGCCGATGGCGAGCAGGTGGCCGTGCCGGGTGGACACTTCGACGCCCGGAATCCCGACGAGACCGTAATCGGGCGCGAGACGTGCGGCGCGCAGGGACGCCTCGATGGCGTCGTGGTCGGTGACGACAATCGCATCGAGACCGATGTCGCTCGCGTGTTCGAGCAGGAGTTCCACGGGCTCGTGCCCGTCGTACGACCCCTCTGAGTGCACGTGCGGGTCGACGCGGAGCGTCACGCGGTCGTCCATTTGCTCCTCGTACGTTCCGCTCCGTGAAAGGCGTACAGGCTAGTCCCCGCCGTTCCGACCGAGCACGTCGTACGTGAGGAGGACGCCGTCGTCCAGCCGTTCCACGTCCGTGAGGTCGAGGCGGGGGAAGTCGTCGGTGAATCCCTCGCCGTCCACGAGCGTGGGGGCGTCCCGGCCGCCGACGACCATCGACCCGACGAAGATGGAGAGGGCGTCCACGAGGTTGTCCGCGAACAGCGAGAAGAGGAGTTCGCCGCCGCCCTCGACCATCACGCGCTCCACGCCCTGAGATTCGAGTTTCGCGAGCGCGTCGGGGAGGGCGACGCGGTTGTTCCCGGCCACGACGCAGTGCGCGCCCGCGCGCTCCAACTCTCGAACCCGCGAGTCGGGGGCGTTCTCGGAGACGAGGACGTACGTGTCGGCGTCCGGGCCGAGGACGCTCGCGTCCGTCGGCGTGCGCGCCTGGGAGTCCGCGACGACGCGCGCCGGGTGCGGGGACTCCTCGCGTTCCGCTCGGGCGGCCGCGAGGTCGGCGTCCTTCAGAGTGAGTGAGGGGTCGTCCGCGAGGACGGTGCCGACGCCGACCATCACCGCGTCGAAGTCGGCGCGGAGTTCGTCCACGCGTTCGAAGTCCTCCGCGCCGCTTATCGCGAACTGCGTGCGTTCCCGCGTGGAGAGCTTTCCGTCGACGCTCGTCGCGGCGTTCACGCGGACGTGCATGCTCCGGGGTTGCGGGGGGCGGGAGAAACGGATTTCGGTCCGCGAACGCTTTTTATTCGCGCCGTCCGAACCGTCGAGTGATGAACATCGACGACCATGCTGAGGATCTCGCCTCC from Salarchaeum japonicum carries:
- a CDS encoding DUF357 domain-containing protein codes for the protein MPADLEEKTNRYERLLAEALDAAEVAPPADTPLGEAALEFEEMAQSYLEDGRHFREQDDLVNALASFSYGHGWMDAGARIGVFDVPTDGHLFTQ
- a CDS encoding FAD-dependent oxidoreductase; the encoded protein is MSEQPHVEIYTKTDCPYCEKAMDLFDAKGVEYVTYNVTGDPEKFEEMKERANGRETAPEVFIDDELIGGWDDTHELDQTGELDEKLGIADDAPDGVEEHRKLVITGTGIAALTAAIYAARSNNDPLLFEGDEPGGQLTLTTEVENYPGFPEGISGPDLINNMKEQAQRFGAELKHGVVENVERAERLFRVELANGDVYTADSVIAASGASARTLGIPGEDELMGYGVSTCATCDGAFFRGEDMVVVGGGDAAAEEASFLTKFADTVYLVHRRDELRAEDYWQERIEEHVENGDMEVLWNTEATEVHGSPEDGVESVSLVRNPAGHPSEKPDDPETESFDLDVGAFFVAIGHTPNTDYLEGTDVELDDEGYIVTQGGAGGGQTATGVPGLFGAGDVVDYHYQQAVTAAGMGCKAALDCDAWLETEADLAESEPASGEAPADD
- a CDS encoding DUF7545 family protein, which translates into the protein MDSVSFTIEGPDGSDDVELPAGLIDLLSEEEDESSAQVVGDIAVMAFTSRAHAIAHHSDGEPSDEIQSLESEMLDAFEDRFGMTYGEATGHQH
- a CDS encoding CehA/McbA family metallohydrolase, whose product is MDDRVTLRVDPHVHSEGSYDGHEPVELLLEHASDIGLDAIVVTDHDAIEASLRAARLAPDYGLVGIPGVEVSTRHGHLLAIGVTERPPKGESFADTVAAVRELGGAAVVPHPFQRSRHGVRKRYLDDTAVDAVEVYNSMLFTGFRNRRARRYARNRNYPGMGSSDAHHVMNVGRAYTELDVDAPEKSAVTASDVVAAIRDGSTGVRGRRTPIHRSARQYAMGAVKKGLFEVTSRTPLVPTVPSSYAQQF
- a CDS encoding DUF7836 family putative zinc-binding protein produces the protein MAHEAYVQLLCPECSKDWEMTPSELPAHDENYSCPDCHATRRTAEFMRTDRDLENLKELQS
- a CDS encoding DUF2267 domain-containing protein, which encodes MKHDEFVGEVQHRAELPSRGRAIRATRAVLTTLGERLQPNEASDLAAELPLEIDYFLHNADSGQLFDYQEFTQRVAERANADPADAHYYAQVVTDVVGESAQSTELLDVTSQLPEEYDDLFDLVGEDYYE
- a CDS encoding 2,5-diamino-6-(ribosylamino)-4(3H)-pyrimidinone 5'-phosphate reductase; the encoded protein is MHVRVNAATSVDGKLSTRERTQFAISGAEDFERVDELRADFDAVMVGVGTVLADDPSLTLKDADLAAARAEREESPHPARVVADSQARTPTDASVLGPDADTYVLVSENAPDSRVRELERAGAHCVVAGNNRVALPDALAKLESQGVERVMVEGGGELLFSLFADNLVDALSIFVGSMVVGGRDAPTLVDGEGFTDDFPRLDLTDVERLDDGVLLTYDVLGRNGGD